One genomic segment of Microbacterium sp. ProA8 includes these proteins:
- a CDS encoding gamma-glutamylcyclotransferase family protein, whose product MSVDEPLQYLFSYGTLQHPDVQLDTFGRLVDGDDDALPGYTVDYAEIEDTRVVDLSGLSVHPIVRATGNPLDKVVGRALAVTEDELDASDEYEVALYRRVAVVLASGRAAWVYVGA is encoded by the coding sequence GTGTCGGTGGACGAGCCCCTCCAGTACCTGTTCAGCTACGGGACCCTTCAGCACCCCGACGTGCAGCTCGACACCTTCGGTCGCCTCGTCGACGGCGACGACGACGCGCTGCCGGGCTACACCGTCGACTACGCGGAGATCGAGGACACCCGCGTCGTCGACCTATCGGGGCTCTCGGTGCACCCCATCGTGCGAGCCACCGGCAACCCGCTCGACAAGGTCGTCGGCCGGGCGCTCGCCGTCACCGAGGACGAGCTCGACGCGTCCGACGAGTACGAGGTGGCGCTCTACCGGCGGGTCGCCGTCGTGCTGGCGAGCGGGCGCGCCGCATGGGTCTACGTCGGCGCCTGA
- a CDS encoding histidine phosphatase family protein encodes MIRLALVRHAKSDWGDPGLDDHDRPLNDRGMRDAPRMARRLAESGFHADLILSSTALRARTTAEAFAAELGVGVSLDPELYGAPARTLLAAAVATRAPAVVVVAHDPGMSVLAAHLSDDAISHMPTCAVATFAWEVDDWDVASALDPDEWTFETPR; translated from the coding sequence ATGATCAGGCTCGCGCTGGTGCGGCATGCGAAGTCGGACTGGGGCGATCCGGGTCTGGACGACCATGACCGGCCGCTCAACGACCGCGGCATGCGCGATGCGCCGCGCATGGCGCGTCGGCTGGCCGAGTCGGGATTCCACGCCGACCTCATCCTCTCGAGCACGGCGCTGCGCGCCCGCACGACGGCCGAGGCGTTCGCGGCGGAGCTCGGCGTGGGCGTCTCGCTCGATCCCGAGCTGTACGGGGCACCGGCGCGCACGCTGCTCGCCGCGGCGGTCGCCACCCGCGCCCCGGCTGTCGTGGTGGTCGCGCACGACCCGGGGATGAGCGTCCTCGCCGCCCACCTCTCCGACGACGCCATCAGCCACATGCCGACGTGCGCCGTCGCCACGTTCGCGTGGGAGGTCGACGACTGGGACGTCGCTTCGGCGCTCGATCCCGACGAGTGGACGTTCGAGACGCCTCGGTGA
- a CDS encoding HD domain-containing protein: protein MTASETPTDERSDAERGRMLRTVLRESAVPSAALRADGLIDGVPEHAALAGTPQDPAWHPEGDVLVHSLWAADLAARHAEREGLSADLRERLVLAALWHDIGKPDTTRPRNGRITSYGHAERGAEIALALGRRLELPSPLVRAVAEIVATHMVHVSVSGEPTPKAVRRLVRRLESAGTSIEEWAVVVRCDGDARGAAARPDASLPWLRVANRRLA from the coding sequence ATGACCGCCAGCGAGACACCCACCGACGAACGCTCCGACGCCGAGCGCGGCCGCATGCTGCGGACCGTCCTGCGCGAGAGCGCCGTGCCGTCCGCCGCGCTCCGCGCCGACGGGCTCATCGACGGGGTGCCCGAGCACGCAGCGCTCGCCGGCACTCCCCAGGATCCGGCGTGGCATCCCGAGGGCGATGTGCTCGTGCACTCACTGTGGGCGGCCGACCTGGCCGCGCGGCACGCCGAGCGAGAGGGGCTCTCCGCCGACCTCCGCGAGCGCCTGGTGCTGGCCGCACTGTGGCACGACATCGGCAAGCCCGACACGACGAGGCCGCGAAACGGCCGCATCACGTCGTACGGTCACGCCGAGCGCGGCGCCGAGATCGCGCTCGCGCTGGGTCGTCGCCTGGAACTCCCGTCCCCGCTCGTGCGCGCAGTGGCCGAGATCGTCGCGACGCATATGGTGCACGTCTCGGTGAGCGGTGAGCCGACGCCGAAGGCGGTGCGGCGCCTGGTGCGGCGCCTCGAGAGCGCGGGCACCTCGATCGAAGAGTGGGCTGTCGTCGTGCGCTGCGACGGCGATGCGCGCGGCGCGGCGGCGCGCCCCGACGCGTCACTCCCCTGGCTGCGCGTCGCGAACCGCCGGCTCGCCTGA
- the hutH gene encoding histidine ammonia-lyase, which yields MTTSLDSTDTPVPASDTAAATDGEVTVGAAPLSPAELVAVARHGAHVVVAPEALARVAAARALVEGLADDPEPHYGISTGFGALATTFIAPERRMQLQASLIRSHAAGTGPEVEREVVRALMLLRLQTLATGHTGVRPLVVETYAAMLNAGITPIVREYGSLGCSGDLAPLSHVALAAMGEGRVRNADGEEVDAADALAAASVAPLVLREKEGLALINGTDGMLGMLLLALHDISLLLDTADVAAAMSVESQLGTDAVFAADLQALRPQVGQAVSAANLRAVLSGSPIVASHRDPAVCTRVQDAYSLRCSPQVHGAARDTADHALLIASRELAAAVDNPVITDDGRVESNGNFHGAPVAYVLDFLAIAVADVASISERRTDRALDPARSNGLPPFLAHEVGVDSGFMIAQYAAAGIVSELKRLAVPASVDSIPSSAMQEDHVSMGWAAARKLRRAIDGLSRVIAIEVLTASRALDLRAPLQPGPATGAVRDLVRTVAAGPGPDRFLSPEIEAVTALVAAGAVADAAFAHSAN from the coding sequence ATGACCACGAGTCTCGACAGCACTGACACGCCTGTTCCCGCAAGCGACACCGCCGCCGCCACCGACGGCGAGGTCACCGTCGGTGCGGCGCCGCTGAGCCCCGCCGAGCTCGTCGCCGTCGCCCGCCATGGCGCCCACGTCGTGGTCGCACCCGAAGCCCTCGCCCGCGTCGCCGCCGCGAGGGCGCTCGTCGAGGGGCTCGCCGACGACCCCGAGCCGCACTACGGCATCTCGACGGGCTTCGGCGCCCTCGCCACGACCTTCATCGCACCCGAGCGACGGATGCAGCTGCAGGCGAGCCTCATCCGCTCGCACGCCGCCGGCACCGGCCCCGAGGTCGAGCGCGAGGTCGTGCGCGCCCTCATGCTGCTGCGGCTGCAGACCCTCGCCACCGGCCACACCGGGGTGCGTCCGCTCGTCGTCGAGACCTACGCGGCCATGCTCAACGCCGGCATCACCCCGATCGTCCGCGAATACGGCTCGCTCGGCTGCTCGGGCGACCTCGCCCCGCTGTCGCACGTCGCGCTCGCCGCGATGGGGGAGGGGCGTGTCCGCAACGCCGACGGCGAAGAGGTCGACGCGGCCGACGCGCTGGCCGCAGCATCCGTGGCCCCACTCGTCCTGCGCGAGAAGGAAGGGCTCGCGCTCATCAACGGCACCGATGGCATGCTCGGGATGCTGCTGCTCGCCCTTCACGACATCTCGCTGCTGCTCGACACGGCGGACGTCGCGGCGGCCATGTCGGTGGAGTCCCAGCTCGGAACCGACGCGGTCTTCGCCGCCGACCTGCAGGCACTGCGCCCGCAGGTGGGCCAGGCGGTATCCGCCGCGAACCTGCGCGCCGTGCTGTCCGGCTCCCCGATCGTGGCATCGCACCGCGACCCGGCCGTCTGCACGCGGGTGCAGGACGCATACTCGCTGCGATGCTCGCCGCAGGTGCACGGTGCCGCCCGGGACACCGCAGACCACGCCCTCCTCATCGCCTCACGCGAGCTCGCCGCCGCCGTCGACAATCCGGTCATCACCGATGATGGGCGCGTCGAGTCCAACGGCAACTTCCACGGCGCCCCCGTGGCGTACGTGCTCGACTTCCTCGCGATCGCCGTGGCCGACGTCGCCTCGATCTCGGAGCGCCGCACGGACCGCGCCCTCGACCCGGCTCGCAGCAACGGGCTGCCGCCCTTCCTCGCACACGAGGTGGGCGTCGACTCGGGCTTCATGATCGCCCAGTACGCCGCAGCGGGGATCGTCTCGGAGCTGAAGCGCCTGGCGGTTCCGGCATCCGTCGACTCCATCCCGTCGTCGGCGATGCAGGAGGACCACGTGTCGATGGGGTGGGCCGCCGCGCGCAAGCTGCGCCGCGCGATCGACGGACTCTCGCGCGTCATCGCCATCGAGGTGCTGACGGCCTCGCGCGCCCTCGACCTGCGGGCTCCGCTGCAGCCCGGCCCCGCCACCGGCGCCGTGCGCGACCTCGTGCGCACCGTTGCCGCCGGTCCCGGCCCCGACCGCTTCCTGTCGCCCGAGATCGAGGCCGTGACCGCGCTCGTCGCCGCGGGAGCGGTCGCGGACGCGGCCTTCGCGCACAGCGCGAACTGA
- a CDS encoding IclR family transcriptional regulator, with amino-acid sequence MPAADQTLRILSFLARQRGPAPASAIAATLGIPRSTVYHLLATLQEHHFVVHLPEERRWGLGLAAFELAGGYSRQEPLARLGRPVLADLVDRAGESAHVAVMHGRDVLYIVEERAPRRPALVTDVGVRLPAHLTATGRAMLAALPREQVRALFPDAAAFADRTGRGPRRPGELRDVLRQVRDRGYAVEDGEVTLGLGSVGVAVLDHVGWPIAAIALTYPADGERDPAVIAALVAPRATELGRRIRGARPPEPKL; translated from the coding sequence GTGCCCGCCGCCGACCAGACGCTGCGGATCCTGTCGTTCCTCGCGCGGCAGCGCGGACCAGCGCCGGCGAGCGCGATCGCGGCGACGCTCGGCATCCCCCGCTCGACCGTGTACCACCTGCTCGCCACACTGCAGGAGCACCACTTCGTGGTGCACCTCCCCGAGGAGCGGCGATGGGGCCTGGGCCTCGCCGCGTTCGAGCTCGCCGGCGGCTATTCGCGGCAGGAGCCGCTCGCCCGTCTGGGGCGCCCGGTGCTCGCGGATCTCGTCGACCGCGCAGGCGAGAGCGCGCACGTCGCCGTGATGCACGGCCGCGACGTGCTGTACATCGTCGAGGAGCGCGCGCCGCGGAGGCCCGCGCTCGTGACGGACGTCGGGGTGCGCCTGCCCGCGCACCTCACGGCGACCGGGCGGGCGATGCTCGCGGCGCTGCCGCGTGAGCAGGTGCGGGCGCTGTTTCCGGATGCCGCGGCCTTCGCCGATCGCACCGGCCGTGGTCCCCGCCGGCCCGGCGAGCTGCGCGACGTGCTGCGGCAGGTGCGTGATCGCGGTTATGCGGTCGAGGACGGCGAGGTGACGCTCGGTCTCGGGTCGGTCGGCGTCGCCGTGCTCGACCACGTCGGCTGGCCGATCGCGGCGATCGCGCTCACCTACCCCGCCGACGGCGAGCGAGACCCGGCGGTGATCGCCGCTCTCGTCGCACCCCGGGCGACGGAGCTCGGGCGGAGGATCCGCGGCGCCCGTCCGCCCGAACCGAAACTCTGA
- a CDS encoding helix-turn-helix domain-containing protein: MAEPELRRAITDPAALDALAHPVRLDLLSFLMSHGAATASECARAVDDNPSNCSYHLRVLAKHGLVESVESDDGRERPWRATITGLSLDLDSDDPSVVAGASAMLEASIQLDYQLAREHVRRRDRIEGAWRDVDAHAQYGLRVSPDELRSIVERIDAIVRPYIAATRADAPEDAEIASLSLLAFPRPTFGEAAK; the protein is encoded by the coding sequence ATGGCCGAGCCCGAGCTCAGACGCGCGATCACCGACCCGGCGGCCCTCGACGCGCTCGCCCACCCCGTGCGGCTCGACCTGCTGAGCTTCCTGATGTCGCACGGTGCGGCGACCGCCTCCGAGTGCGCGCGAGCAGTCGACGACAACCCGTCGAACTGCAGCTATCACCTCCGGGTGCTCGCCAAGCACGGCCTGGTCGAATCGGTCGAGTCCGATGACGGCCGCGAGCGTCCGTGGCGCGCGACGATCACCGGTCTGAGCCTGGACCTCGACTCCGACGACCCGTCGGTCGTCGCCGGCGCGAGCGCGATGCTCGAGGCCTCCATCCAGCTCGACTATCAGCTGGCGCGCGAGCACGTGCGGCGCCGCGACCGCATCGAGGGGGCGTGGCGCGATGTCGACGCCCATGCCCAGTACGGCCTGCGGGTCAGCCCGGACGAGCTGCGCTCGATCGTCGAGCGGATCGACGCCATCGTCCGTCCCTACATCGCCGCCACCCGCGCGGACGCTCCGGAGGATGCCGAGATCGCCAGTCTTTCGCTGCTGGCGTTCCCGCGCCCGACATTCGGCGAGGCCGCGAAGTGA
- a CDS encoding MFS transporter: MTSRTAFAIPPFRRLWAAGLISDTGDWLLFIALPLVVFQLTGSALGTSIAFLLELVPAVVLAPLAARLIGRFDRRWIMVAVNIGQALALLPLLWVNEVADLPLAYAVIFVHASLSTLFEPAKNTLLPDLVDTERLVSANALIGLNQNLGRLIGGPLGGVLLAVGDLGLIVAVDAITYVISAVLIATLPAVATTAHDAGGADADAHRGATRADRPVGLLEALRIPRLRGAFAVILVSSVAQGMFLVLFVLFALGPLRGSDADVGLLRGIQAVGAVVAGVVLGFIARGSSPRVLTGASLFAFGALSLATWNLPPVTTAIWPYVLLFAAVGAPGVIMIAGLMSVLQEQSEPRQRGAVFAAVGLVSAVGQALGILLGALSDGAIGLLPLLEVQGCLYLLGGVIALLWLPRAADRPTSRAESATDTVSRTA, translated from the coding sequence GTGACCTCGCGCACCGCCTTCGCGATTCCCCCCTTCCGGCGGCTCTGGGCGGCCGGGCTCATCTCCGACACGGGCGACTGGCTGCTGTTCATCGCGCTTCCGCTCGTCGTGTTCCAGCTCACCGGTTCGGCGCTCGGCACCTCCATCGCGTTCCTGTTGGAGCTCGTGCCCGCGGTGGTGCTCGCGCCGCTCGCCGCGCGGCTCATCGGCAGATTCGACCGCCGCTGGATCATGGTCGCGGTGAACATCGGACAGGCCCTCGCCCTCCTCCCCCTTCTCTGGGTGAACGAGGTCGCCGACCTCCCGCTCGCGTACGCCGTGATCTTCGTGCACGCCTCGCTCAGCACGCTGTTCGAGCCGGCGAAGAACACGCTGCTTCCCGACCTGGTCGACACCGAGCGGCTGGTCTCGGCCAATGCACTGATCGGCCTGAATCAGAACCTCGGCCGGCTCATCGGCGGTCCGCTCGGCGGCGTCCTGCTCGCGGTCGGCGATCTCGGCCTCATCGTCGCGGTCGATGCCATCACGTACGTCATCTCGGCCGTGCTCATCGCCACGCTCCCGGCAGTCGCTACGACGGCGCATGACGCCGGCGGTGCGGATGCCGACGCCCACCGCGGCGCAACCCGGGCCGATCGCCCGGTCGGTCTGCTCGAGGCGCTGCGCATCCCGCGACTGCGCGGCGCGTTCGCGGTCATCCTCGTCTCGAGCGTCGCCCAGGGCATGTTCCTCGTGCTCTTCGTGCTGTTCGCGCTCGGTCCGCTGCGAGGGTCGGATGCCGACGTCGGCCTGCTGCGCGGCATCCAAGCTGTGGGCGCTGTCGTAGCCGGGGTCGTCCTCGGGTTCATCGCACGGGGATCGTCGCCGCGGGTGCTCACCGGCGCGAGCCTGTTCGCGTTCGGTGCACTCTCCCTGGCCACCTGGAACCTTCCGCCGGTCACCACGGCCATATGGCCGTACGTCCTGCTGTTCGCGGCCGTCGGCGCGCCGGGCGTGATCATGATCGCGGGCCTGATGAGCGTGCTGCAGGAACAGTCGGAGCCGCGGCAGCGCGGCGCCGTCTTCGCCGCGGTCGGGCTGGTCAGCGCCGTCGGGCAGGCGCTCGGCATCCTCCTGGGCGCTCTCTCCGACGGAGCGATCGGACTGCTCCCGCTGCTCGAGGTGCAGGGCTGCCTGTATCTGCTGGGCGGCGTGATCGCGCTGCTGTGGCTGCCTCGCGCGGCGGATCGCCCGACGTCGAGGGCGGAAAGCGCCACGGACACCGTGAGCCGCACCGCGTGA
- a CDS encoding YbaK/EbsC family protein, with protein sequence MTTSASLPARSRLVHDAIRAVGISGDIVVLPDAASTAPLAAAALGVEVGAIANSLVFLCDGEPLLVMTSGAHRVDTAALAERLDLGKIQRATPEQVREATGQAIGGVAPTGHPSPLRTIVDEDLAGYPEIWAAGGTPHTVFPMTYDELVRLTQGTVAKVD encoded by the coding sequence ATGACGACGTCCGCCTCGCTTCCCGCCCGCAGCCGTCTCGTCCACGACGCGATCCGAGCCGTGGGCATCTCGGGCGACATCGTCGTGCTCCCGGATGCCGCGTCCACCGCACCGCTCGCGGCTGCGGCCCTCGGGGTCGAGGTCGGCGCGATCGCCAACAGCCTGGTCTTCCTCTGCGACGGCGAGCCCCTCCTCGTCATGACGAGCGGTGCCCACCGCGTCGACACCGCAGCGCTCGCCGAGCGTCTGGACCTGGGCAAGATCCAGCGCGCGACGCCCGAGCAAGTGCGCGAGGCCACCGGCCAGGCGATCGGCGGCGTCGCCCCCACGGGGCATCCGTCGCCGCTGCGCACCATCGTCGACGAGGACCTCGCCGGCTATCCCGAGATCTGGGCGGCCGGCGGCACGCCGCACACCGTCTTCCCGATGACCTACGACGAACTCGTGCGGCTCACGCAGGGGACCGTCGCGAAGGTCGACTGA
- a CDS encoding methyltransferase domain-containing protein — MPDAYTHGHHESVLRSHRWRTAENSAAYLLPHLRPGVSVLDVGSGPGTITADLATRVAPGRVVGTDASADVVAQAAADHTAPGLSFEVGDAYALPYADGEFDVVHAHQVLQHVDRPVDMLRELGRVAGEDGLVAARDVDYEGVIWYPLIPALDEWLALYLTTHRSVAGEPAAGRRLKAWAQEAGLTGIRASASVWLFEDESDRAWWGGMWADRVLQSAFADSARAAGADDGRLQRISDGWREWAAAEDGWLLMPHGEILAHGPRRQAVR, encoded by the coding sequence ATGCCCGACGCCTACACCCACGGTCACCACGAGAGCGTCCTGCGGTCGCACCGCTGGCGCACCGCCGAGAACTCCGCCGCCTACCTGCTGCCGCACCTGCGACCCGGCGTCTCGGTGCTCGACGTGGGAAGCGGACCGGGCACGATCACCGCGGATCTCGCCACGCGCGTCGCACCCGGTCGCGTGGTGGGCACGGATGCCTCCGCCGACGTCGTCGCGCAGGCCGCGGCCGATCACACCGCGCCGGGCCTGTCGTTCGAGGTGGGCGACGCGTACGCCCTGCCGTACGCCGACGGCGAGTTCGACGTCGTGCACGCGCACCAGGTGCTGCAGCACGTCGACCGGCCCGTCGACATGCTGCGCGAGCTCGGTCGCGTCGCGGGTGAAGACGGACTCGTCGCCGCACGCGACGTCGACTACGAGGGCGTGATCTGGTACCCGCTCATCCCGGCGCTCGACGAGTGGCTCGCCCTGTACCTCACGACCCACCGGAGCGTGGCCGGCGAGCCCGCAGCCGGGCGGCGCCTGAAGGCGTGGGCGCAGGAGGCCGGGCTCACCGGCATCCGTGCCAGCGCGTCGGTGTGGCTGTTCGAGGACGAGTCCGACCGTGCCTGGTGGGGTGGGATGTGGGCCGACCGGGTACTGCAGTCCGCGTTCGCCGATTCGGCACGCGCGGCGGGCGCCGACGACGGCCGGCTGCAGCGCATCTCCGACGGCTGGCGGGAGTGGGCAGCGGCCGAAGACGGCTGGCTGCTCATGCCGCACGGCGAGATCCTGGCCCACGGGCCGCGTCGTCAGGCTGTCCGATGA
- a CDS encoding Glu/Leu/Phe/Val dehydrogenase dimerization domain-containing protein, translated as MMHTVPSLPLPDFAHERVEVITGRRSGLFIAVALHSSVLGSALGGARLWTYPHWSDALGDALRLSAAMTLKNAAAGLDAGGGKSVIALPPGITLDADRRRAAFLDLGDAVESLHGLYRTAEDVGSTTDDMLVVSERTEHVVGLPDTVGGSGEPAGPTSLGVYESLRATLERVAGTADVAGRRITISGLGQVGSRLAVRLSAEGARLTVTDVNPAKRDLAAELGADWVSPGEEHLVPADVFVPAGIGGLLTDEVIDALDAKAVCGPANNPLADHSGAARLAGRGILYAPDFVVNAGGVIYLDLEAKQLGTRAEILERVGQIGDTVRRIFDEAESRGTTPLEAAEGLAAERLAAGGRQHALAG; from the coding sequence ATGATGCACACTGTGCCTTCCCTGCCCCTGCCCGATTTCGCACACGAGCGGGTCGAGGTGATCACCGGCCGGCGAAGCGGCCTCTTCATCGCCGTCGCCCTCCATTCGTCCGTTCTGGGCTCGGCTCTCGGCGGCGCCCGCCTGTGGACGTATCCGCACTGGAGCGATGCGCTCGGCGACGCCCTGCGACTGTCGGCCGCCATGACGCTCAAGAACGCCGCCGCGGGTCTGGATGCCGGCGGTGGCAAGTCGGTGATCGCTCTGCCGCCCGGCATCACCCTCGACGCCGACCGGCGCCGCGCCGCGTTCCTCGACCTGGGCGATGCGGTCGAGTCGCTGCACGGCCTGTACCGCACCGCCGAGGACGTGGGCTCGACCACCGACGACATGCTCGTCGTCAGCGAGCGCACGGAGCACGTGGTCGGGCTGCCCGACACCGTCGGCGGTTCGGGCGAGCCCGCCGGCCCCACGAGCCTCGGCGTCTACGAGTCCCTGCGTGCGACGCTCGAGCGCGTCGCCGGCACCGCCGACGTCGCGGGCCGCCGCATCACCATCTCGGGCCTCGGCCAGGTCGGCAGTCGTCTGGCGGTCCGCCTGTCGGCCGAGGGCGCGCGTCTCACCGTGACCGATGTGAACCCCGCCAAGCGCGACCTGGCGGCAGAGCTCGGCGCCGACTGGGTGAGCCCGGGCGAGGAGCACCTCGTACCCGCGGACGTGTTCGTGCCCGCCGGCATCGGCGGCCTCCTCACCGACGAGGTGATCGACGCGCTCGACGCGAAGGCCGTGTGCGGTCCTGCCAACAACCCGCTGGCCGACCACAGCGGTGCGGCGCGACTCGCCGGGCGCGGCATCCTGTACGCGCCCGACTTCGTGGTGAACGCCGGTGGCGTGATCTATCTCGACCTCGAGGCGAAGCAGCTCGGCACCCGTGCCGAGATCCTGGAACGGGTCGGGCAGATCGGCGACACCGTGCGCCGGATCTTCGACGAGGCCGAGTCGCGGGGTACGACCCCGCTCGAGGCGGCAGAGGGTCTCGCGGCCGAGCGGCTCGCCGCCGGCGGACGCCAGCACGCCCTCGCCGGCTGA
- a CDS encoding AMP-binding protein — translation MFTSPRPDVEIPELSVYDYLFSSLTDEDLGRVALIDPATGAETTYGALRAQVDLFAGALAARGVGVGTVLGVLCPNVPAFATVFHGILRAGATVTTVNSLYTAGEIEKQLRDAGATWLITVSPLLPQAATAAEAVGIPHDRVIVLDGAAGHPNLRQLLTESAAAPEVSFDPATHVAVLPYSSGTTGVPKGVMLSHRNLVANVAQCRVALDLSASDRVLAVLPFFHIYGMTVLLNLALRQRASLVTMPKFDLVEFLTNIQKFQCTYLYIAPPIAVALAKHPVVDQFDISSVHTVFSGAAPLDGETAETAGRRINARMMQGYGMSELSPVSHAMPNDRHDIPVSSVGIMLPNTLNKLIDTATGEEITEVGPDGVTKPGELWVKGPNVMLGYLNQPEATAETLDAEGFLHTGDIAVYHEGGYFSIVDRVKELIKYKGYQIAPAELEALLLGHPKVMDAAVIGVLDDDKQEIPKAFIVPAPDSGLTEDEVMSFVAEQVAPHKKVRRVEFIDAIPKSTAGKILRKDLRAREAATV, via the coding sequence GTGTTCACCAGCCCCCGCCCCGATGTCGAGATCCCCGAGCTCAGCGTCTACGACTACCTCTTCTCGAGCCTGACGGACGAGGATCTGGGACGCGTCGCGCTCATCGATCCGGCCACCGGCGCCGAGACCACGTACGGCGCACTGCGCGCGCAGGTCGATCTGTTCGCCGGCGCGCTGGCCGCACGCGGCGTGGGCGTCGGCACCGTGCTGGGGGTGCTCTGCCCGAACGTCCCGGCGTTCGCGACGGTCTTCCACGGCATCCTCCGCGCCGGTGCGACCGTCACGACCGTGAACTCGCTGTACACCGCGGGTGAGATCGAGAAGCAGCTGCGGGATGCCGGGGCCACGTGGCTCATCACGGTGAGTCCGCTCCTCCCCCAGGCCGCGACCGCCGCGGAGGCCGTCGGCATCCCTCACGACCGCGTCATCGTGCTCGACGGTGCGGCCGGGCACCCGAACCTGCGGCAGCTGCTCACCGAGAGTGCGGCGGCGCCGGAGGTGTCGTTCGATCCCGCGACGCACGTCGCGGTGCTGCCCTACTCGTCCGGCACCACCGGCGTGCCGAAGGGCGTGATGCTCTCGCACCGCAACCTCGTCGCGAACGTCGCCCAGTGCCGTGTGGCGCTCGACCTGAGTGCGAGCGACCGCGTGCTGGCGGTGCTCCCGTTCTTCCACATCTACGGCATGACGGTGCTGCTCAACCTGGCGCTGCGGCAGCGGGCGAGTCTCGTGACGATGCCGAAGTTCGACCTCGTCGAGTTCCTCACCAACATCCAGAAGTTCCAGTGCACCTACCTCTACATCGCCCCGCCGATCGCGGTCGCGCTGGCCAAGCACCCGGTCGTCGATCAGTTCGACATCTCGAGCGTGCACACGGTCTTCTCGGGTGCTGCTCCGCTCGACGGCGAGACCGCCGAGACGGCCGGCCGTCGCATCAACGCCCGCATGATGCAGGGCTACGGCATGAGCGAGCTGAGCCCCGTCTCGCACGCGATGCCCAACGATCGCCACGACATCCCGGTGAGCTCGGTGGGCATCATGCTGCCCAACACCCTCAACAAGCTCATCGACACCGCGACCGGTGAGGAGATCACCGAGGTCGGCCCCGACGGTGTGACAAAGCCGGGCGAGTTGTGGGTGAAGGGGCCGAACGTCATGCTGGGCTACCTGAACCAGCCCGAGGCGACGGCCGAGACGTTGGACGCCGAGGGCTTCCTCCACACCGGCGACATCGCCGTGTACCACGAGGGCGGCTACTTCTCGATCGTCGACCGCGTGAAGGAGCTGATCAAGTACAAGGGCTACCAGATCGCTCCCGCCGAGCTCGAGGCGCTGCTCCTGGGTCACCCGAAGGTGATGGATGCCGCGGTCATCGGCGTGCTGGACGACGACAAGCAGGAGATCCCCAAGGCCTTCATCGTGCCCGCACCCGACTCGGGGCTCACCGAGGACGAGGTGATGTCGTTCGTCGCGGAGCAGGTGGCGCCGCACAAGAAGGTGCGTCGCGTCGAGTTCATCGACGCGATTCCGAAGTCCACCGCGGGCAAGATCCTCCGCAAGGACCTGCGCGCCCGCGAGGCCGCCACCGTCTGA
- a CDS encoding ZIP family zinc transporter: MEGVWLAALSGLIGGGTLLVGAGVAWFVDIPQRVVAGIMALGAGVLISTLAFELVEEAADVGGLVPTTAGFLGGAVLYIVADQLISRPRKPKPTPTTRQTDGSRGSDQDAVAAEPPANIAARRAVAGAASSAGVVIAVGALIDGIPESIVMGLSVLQGGISIPIVAAIAISNIPEGLGSTAALKRGGSTGRFVALLWSGIALVTVIAAVLGFVAFQAASPNLIALITTIAAGGLLAMVCNTMIPEAFDEQHALTGLWATIGFLGAFLLHELAG, translated from the coding sequence ATGGAGGGCGTCTGGCTCGCCGCGCTCAGCGGCCTCATCGGCGGCGGAACGCTGCTGGTGGGCGCAGGCGTGGCGTGGTTCGTCGATATCCCCCAGCGAGTGGTCGCGGGCATCATGGCGCTGGGCGCGGGTGTGCTGATCTCGACGCTCGCATTCGAGCTCGTCGAGGAGGCCGCCGACGTGGGCGGTCTCGTTCCGACGACGGCGGGGTTCCTGGGCGGCGCGGTGCTGTACATCGTCGCCGACCAGCTGATCTCCCGGCCGCGCAAGCCCAAGCCGACGCCGACAACGAGGCAGACGGATGGGAGCCGCGGGAGCGATCAGGATGCTGTTGCCGCGGAGCCGCCCGCGAACATCGCCGCCCGTCGCGCCGTCGCGGGGGCTGCGAGCAGTGCGGGCGTCGTGATCGCCGTCGGTGCGCTGATCGACGGCATCCCGGAATCCATCGTGATGGGCCTTTCGGTGCTGCAGGGCGGGATCAGCATCCCTATCGTGGCGGCGATCGCGATCAGCAACATCCCGGAGGGGCTCGGTTCGACGGCGGCGCTCAAGCGCGGCGGATCCACCGGGCGCTTCGTCGCACTGCTGTGGAGCGGCATCGCCCTCGTGACCGTGATCGCGGCGGTGCTCGGCTTCGTGGCGTTCCAGGCGGCGTCGCCGAACCTCATCGCGCTCATCACGACCATCGCGGCCGGGGGTCTGCTGGCGATGGTGTGCAACACGATGATCCCCGAGGCGTTCGACGAGCAGCACGCGCTCACCGGCCTGTGGGCGACGATCGGCTTCCTCGGCGCATTTCTGCTCCACGAGCTCGCCGGCTGA